From Salvia splendens isolate huo1 chromosome 3, SspV2, whole genome shotgun sequence, a single genomic window includes:
- the LOC121795968 gene encoding probable sucrose-phosphate synthase 2 gives MNTTEGFKSSQPSGVVEHDLKSSNSHCLSYVIKDLSKARKADDLRQKLRMRVLRCNLMYCRNSTRMQVVPLLASGSQALRDTDHEEMISGTHKTLIMKDVVGKGSEELPGSYLRDDIVPEDNPLIAYIKGAAAAREIFDTLRQLFKTAV, from the exons ATGAACACAACAGAAGGATTTAAATCAAGTCAGCCTTCTGGTGTTGTTGAGCATGATTTGAAATCGAGCAATTCCCATTGCCTGTCATACGTTATAAAGGATCTCAGTAAG GCCAGAAAAGCCGACGATTTGAGGCAAAAGCTTCGGATGAGGGTTCTGCGTTGCAACTTGATGTATTGCAGAAATTCCACAAGAATGCAAGTCGTTCCTCTGCTTGCATCAGGATCACAGGCTCTCAG GGACACGGATCATGAGGAAATGATATCGGGAACACACAAGACTCTGatcatgaaagacgttgtgggAAAAGGATCGGAGGAGCTGCCGGGAAGCTACCTAAGAGACGATATAGTCCCAGAAGACAACCCGCTGATCGCGTATATAAAAGGAGCGGCTGCAGCACGGGAGATATTTGATACATTAAGGCAGCTCTTCAAAACAGCAGTGTGA